In the genome of Dehalococcoidia bacterium, one region contains:
- a CDS encoding MFS transporter — protein MKALVEIKSLNLHRNGSLQAIFGSSMLMIMGASLVYPILPVIVDALKVPEEHIGWVLSSFALPAVFLAPVAGFLSDFYGRKFILVSCLLLYGLSGGLIVLADSFTILLVLRFLQGVAYAGIMPLVVVLIGDTFKGEQEATAQGMKVVLDRVALLMIPVASGLLGAIAWQMPFVLYFLAIPIGLIAWVKLPETYLERNSTTMKYVREVFDKSIRPRSLIIFSMSSLRFFVEFAYFTYLPLFAISSLGVGVDRGGFLFTIFAIGAIATASLVRMISSRMGPMHSVTIGFGIQGVCLISTCFVTSIWHLAPVLLIFGFANGVISPTQKSLLTQSVRAELRGGFVAADRVAQNSAKFISPLIAGFIAALTSIPTMFLLLGLMTCLWAITVSLFVLLNLIEKKD, from the coding sequence GTCCTCAATGCTTATGATTATGGGTGCAAGCCTGGTGTACCCAATTCTTCCCGTGATTGTAGATGCACTAAAAGTCCCAGAAGAGCACATCGGCTGGGTATTAAGCTCCTTCGCTCTTCCTGCAGTGTTTCTAGCGCCCGTCGCAGGGTTCTTAAGTGATTTTTATGGTCGCAAATTCATATTGGTATCTTGCCTCTTACTCTATGGATTGTCCGGAGGACTGATTGTTTTAGCTGACTCTTTCACAATTTTATTGGTCTTAAGGTTCCTTCAGGGTGTTGCGTATGCGGGAATTATGCCGCTGGTAGTAGTGCTGATTGGAGACACTTTCAAAGGGGAGCAGGAAGCCACTGCCCAGGGTATGAAAGTAGTACTTGATCGAGTTGCATTGCTAATGATTCCAGTAGCATCCGGTTTACTAGGCGCTATTGCATGGCAAATGCCTTTTGTTCTGTATTTTCTTGCAATACCAATTGGATTAATCGCCTGGGTCAAATTACCCGAGACGTACCTTGAGCGTAATTCCACTACCATGAAATACGTCAGGGAAGTTTTTGATAAATCGATTCGACCTAGGTCACTGATCATTTTTTCAATGAGTTCGTTGCGTTTTTTTGTAGAATTTGCATATTTCACTTACCTACCTCTGTTTGCTATTTCAAGCCTTGGCGTCGGTGTTGATCGCGGAGGCTTTTTATTTACAATTTTTGCTATTGGTGCAATAGCTACAGCCTCTCTGGTAAGAATGATCAGCTCTCGGATGGGCCCAATGCATTCAGTGACAATAGGGTTTGGAATTCAAGGTGTTTGCCTTATTTCAACATGTTTTGTCACCAGCATATGGCACCTTGCCCCTGTCTTATTAATCTTTGGTTTTGCTAATGGTGTTATTTCACCTACTCAAAAAAGCTTATTAACACAAAGCGTCAGGGCTGAGCTTCGTGGCGGTTTCGTTGCAGCAGACAGAGTCGCACAAAACAGCGCCAAATTTATTTCGCCGCTAATAGCAGGTTTCATTGCGGCCCTCACATCAATCCCCACAATGTTCTTGTTGCTCGGGCTAATGACATGCCTCTGGGCAATTACCGTGAGCTTATTTGTACTTCTAAATTTGATTGAAAAGAAGGACTAA